Genomic DNA from Lates calcarifer isolate ASB-BC8 unplaced genomic scaffold, TLL_Latcal_v3 _unitig_2050_quiver_2035, whole genome shotgun sequence:
cagcctctaatgtttgttaaatgttgtggatcagctgtaatgttgaagatttctctgtgttttcatggttaaactgttgatgaggaataggtagcagtgtattgatcattttcctttgtatgtttctctttgatttcctccaggtgtcaccacttcgtccacgacatggtccacgatcccagagacatggtccacgatcccagagacatggtccacgatcccagagacatggtccacgatcacagagacatggtccacgatcacagagacatggtccatgatcggagagacgttgttgaggatgagggagacatcgtccacgatcagagacattgtccgtgatcgcagagaccttgtcaaagatgagagagacgttgtccttgatcagagacattgtcccatgcttcgtagagaccttgcgatagaatcggcggagacgggggtcaccgatttgacggcactgcccgcgatcatggagacattgtcgatggtcacagagacagcgtctatgatctcagagacatcgtccacgatcacaaagacactgtccatgatcagagactttgtccataatctcagagacattgtccgcaatcacagagacatggtccacgatcgcagagacatggtccacgatcgcagagacatggtccacgatcgcagggacatggtccacgatcacagagacatggtccacgatcggagtcttcgtacaatgaagacgttctttgagaccaggactgaggcctccaggtaattcactaacagcttaacatcaactgtccaacacagagactgacattaaattctagctcttcagtaactgatctgaggtctgaaCAGTGTGATTAGTCATAAAAAGACTTCAGTCATTAGTTTACTCACAGAGTTCATGAGTGTACAGTTGAAGTAGAACTTAAACAtcatgtgtctttctctgtcttcctcatcAGTGCAGTAAATCATCAAAATGTGAGGAActcattcagttcagtgtcattaGAAACGCTGTCATTTAGC
This window encodes:
- the LOC127139668 gene encoding uncharacterized protein LOC127139668, translated to MIGETLLRMRETSSTIRDIVRDRRDLVKDERDVVLDQRHCPMLRRDLAIESAETGVTDLTALPAIMETLSMVTETASMISETSSTITKTLSMIRDFVHNLRDIVRNHRDMVHDRRDMVHDRRDMVHDRRDMVHDHRDMVHDRSLRTMKTFFETRTEASRCHHFVHDMVHDPRDMVHDPRDMVHDPRDMVHDHRDMVHDRRDVVEDEGDIVHDQRHCP